The following coding sequences lie in one Eschrichtius robustus isolate mEscRob2 chromosome 10, mEscRob2.pri, whole genome shotgun sequence genomic window:
- the NAIF1 gene encoding nuclear apoptosis-inducing factor 1 has product MAVPAKKRKMNFSEREVEIIVEELELKKHLLVNHFNAGVPLAAKSAAWHGILRRVNAVATCRRELPEVKKKWSDLKTEVRRKVAQVRAAVEGGEAPGPTEEDGAGGPGTGGGSGAGGPAVAPVLLTPMQQRICNLLGEATIISLPSTTEIHPVALGPTATAAAATVTLTQIPAETAYHTLEEGVVEYCTAEAPPPLPAEAPVEMMAQHADTSVKPQALKSRIALNSAKLIQEQRVTNLHVKEIAQHLEQQNDLLQMIRRSQEVQACAQERQAQAMEGTQAALSVLIQVLRPMIKDFRRYLQSNMPNPTTASDPGQVAQNGQPDSIIQ; this is encoded by the exons ATGGCCGTCCCAGCCAAGAAAAGGAAGATGAACTTTTCTGAGCGAGAGGTGGAGATCATCGTGGAGGAGCTGGAACTGAAGAAGCACCTGCTGGTGAACCACTTCAACGCTGGGGTCCCTCTGGCTGCCAAGAGCGCGGCATGGCATGGCATCCTGAGAAGGGTCAATGCCGTGGCCACCTGCCGCAGGGAGCTGCCTGAGGTCAAGAAGAAGTGGTCTGACCTCAAGACCGAGGTCCGTCGCAAGGTTGCCCAGGTCCGGGCGGCTGTGGAGGGTGGCGAGGCCCCAGGGCCCACTGAGGAAGACGGAGCTGGTGGGCCTGGGACAGGTGGTGGCAGTGGCGCTGGTGGCCCAGCTGTAGCCCCCGTACTGCTCACCCCCATGCAACAGCGCATCTGCAACCTGCTgggtgaggccaccatcatcagCCTGCCCAGTACCACAGAGATCCACCCCGTGGCCCTTGGACCCACGGCTACTGCAGCCGCAGCCACGGTCACCCTGACACAGA TCCCCGCAGAGACTGCCTATCACACGCTGGAGGAGGGAGTGGTAGAGTACTGCACGGCCGaggcccccccacccctgccagcgGAGGCCCCCGTGGAGATGATGGCCCAGCATGCCGACACCTCAGTCAAGCCGCAGGCGCTCAAGAGCCGCATAGCCCTCAACTCAGCCAAGCTGATCCAGGAGCAGCGGGTCACCAACCTGCATGTGAAGGAGATTGCCCAGCACCTGGAGCAGCAGAATGACTTGCTACAGATGATCCGTCGCTCCCAGGAGGTGCAGGCCTGTGCCCAAGAGCGCCAGGCTCAGGCCATGGAGGGCACCCAGGCGGCCCTGAGTGTCCTCATCCAGGTCCTCCGGCCCATGATCAAAGATTTCCGCCGCTACCTGCAGAGTAACATGCCCAACCCCACCACTGCCTCCGACCCTGGACAGGTGGCCCAGAATGGGCAGCCAGACAGCATCATCCAGTGA